The sequence below is a genomic window from Streptomyces sp. V1I1.
TACGACGACGACCCGGCGATCGAGAAGACCTTCAAGGACTACTTCGCGGGCCTCGGCGTCGCCACCGAGATCGAGACCGAGGGCGACGGCCGCTCCGACCACGCCTCGTTCAAGAACGTGGGCATACCGGTCGGCGGCCTGTTCACCGGCGCGAGCCGTACGAAGTCCAGCGCCCAGGCCCAGAAGTGGGGCGGCACGGCCGGTCAGGCCTTCGACCGCTGCTACCACTCCTCCTGCGACTCCAGCACGAACATCAACGACACCGCACTGGACCGCAACAGCGACGCGATCGCCCACGCCGTCTGGACCCTGTCCACCGAGCCGACCGTCCCGCCCGGCGACTTCTACGAGAACGCCGCCGACGTCGCCATCCCGGACAACGGCGCGGCCGTCACCTCCACCGTGACCGTCTCGGGCCGCACCGGCAACGCCCCGGCCGCCCTCAAGGCCGGCGTGGACATCAAGCACACCTGGCGCGGCGACCTGGTCGTCGACCTCCTGGCGCCCGACGGGACGGCGTACCGGCTGAAGAACTCCAGCGGCAACGACTCGGCCGACAACGTCATCGCCACGTACACCGTCGACGCGTCGAGCGAGACGGCGAACGGGGCCTGGAAACTGCGCGTTCAGGACGTCGCGGCGCAGGACACCGGTTACATCGACAGCTGGAAGCTCACCTTCTGACCGCCACCCCCCACAGGCTGCATGCGTGTGCAGATACTGCGCACGCATGCAGTCGTCTTTGGAGTGCTTGAGTACGTACGCCGGCCGCTCCGGCTACGCCGTGATGTCCTTCGCCGTGAAGCGGGCCCACGCCGCCGACCCGAACACCGCGACGTACACCCCCTGCAGGCCGAGGTTCTTGACCACCTCGTCCCAGTAGACGGGCTCCCGCATGAGGTCCGCGAAGGACAGCCAGTAGTGCGGGAAAAGGTAGGGGTGGATCCCGTGCAGCTGCGGAATCGTGTCCAGGATCTGCACCGTGATCAGCAGTCCGACCGTCGTCGCCATCGCCGCGATACCGCTGCCGGTGAGGGTCGAGACGAACAGGCCGAGCGCCGCGATCCCGGTCAGCGAGGCCGCGACGACGACCGCGACCAGTGCGGCCCGCAGCAGCCCGTCCCCGAACGAGATCCGGGTGCCGGAGATCGTGACGACATCGCCGAGCGGGAAGAGCAGCGCCCCGACCGCGAGCGCCGAGGCCGCCACGACCAGGGTCGCGACCAGGCAGAACGCGCAGGCCGCGGCGTACTTGGCGAACAGCAGCCGGGTGCGTCCGGCCGGGGCGACCAGCAGATAGCGCAGGGTGCCGGAGTTCGCCTCGCCCGCGATCGCATCGCCCGCGACGACGCCGATGGCCATTGGGAGGAAGACGGGCAGGGTCGCGGCGAGCGCGGCGAAGACCAGGAACAGCCCGTTGTTGGTGATCTGTGTGACGAAGGCCGGGCCGTGCCCGCTGCCGTCACCGGCCGGACCGCCGTCGCTCGTCTCGATCTTCACGGCGATGCCGATCAGTACGGGGACGGCTGCCAGCACCCCCAGCAGCGCGAGCGTGCGCCAGCGCCGGAAGGTGGTGGTCAGCTCGGAGCGGAACAGCCCCAGGGTCCACAGCGGGCTGGGCCTGCGAAGCGTCCCGGTCGCGTCAGCCCTCCTCCCGACGGCGTCAGCCGGTCCGACCGCGTCAGCCGTCGTGTCAGTCGTCCCGACCGCCCCGGCCCCCTCGACATCCTCAACCCGCGACATCGAATCCCTCCCCGGTCAGCGCGACGAACGCGTCCTCCAGTGAGGCGCGCTCGATCCCGAACCCTCGTACCCGTACACCGCCGTGCACCAGCGCGGCATTGAGCTCCGCCAGCTCCACATCCGCGGCCGGCAGCTCACCGGTCACCCGGTCCTCGTCGACGGTCAGCTCGGTGACGCCCAGCTCCTTGAGCAGCCGGGCCGCGTCCCCCGGGTCGGGCGTGACGACGGCCAGCCTGCCCCGGGCGCCCGCCGCGAGATCGGCGACCGGCCCCTGGGTGAGCAGCCGTCCCTGAGCCATCACCGCGGCATGCGTGCAGAC
It includes:
- a CDS encoding M28 family metallopeptidase, which translates into the protein MTPHVKLAVPRRTAAAAALALAGLLAAAAPAATAAPAAPASALAAPDIPLANVKAHLTELQSIATANGGNRAHGRAGYKASIDYVKAKLDAAGFTTSVQQFTSSGATGYNLIADWPGGDANSVVMAGAHLDSVTSGAGINDNGSGSAGILETALAVSRAQLKPTKHLRFGWWGAEELGLVGSKYYVNNLPATERSKISGYLNFDMIGSPNPGYFVYDDDPAIEKTFKDYFAGLGVATEIETEGDGRSDHASFKNVGIPVGGLFTGASRTKSSAQAQKWGGTAGQAFDRCYHSSCDSSTNINDTALDRNSDAIAHAVWTLSTEPTVPPGDFYENAADVAIPDNGAAVTSTVTVSGRTGNAPAALKAGVDIKHTWRGDLVVDLLAPDGTAYRLKNSSGNDSADNVIATYTVDASSETANGAWKLRVQDVAAQDTGYIDSWKLTF
- a CDS encoding ABC transporter permease, which gives rise to MSRVEDVEGAGAVGTTDTTADAVGPADAVGRRADATGTLRRPSPLWTLGLFRSELTTTFRRWRTLALLGVLAAVPVLIGIAVKIETSDGGPAGDGSGHGPAFVTQITNNGLFLVFAALAATLPVFLPMAIGVVAGDAIAGEANSGTLRYLLVAPAGRTRLLFAKYAAACAFCLVATLVVAASALAVGALLFPLGDVVTISGTRISFGDGLLRAALVAVVVAASLTGIAALGLFVSTLTGSGIAAMATTVGLLITVQILDTIPQLHGIHPYLFPHYWLSFADLMREPVYWDEVVKNLGLQGVYVAVFGSAAWARFTAKDITA